AACGGCATCGCGTATCCTCGGACGCACGACCTCGATCGCCTGGTGCTCCTGCTGCCGGCCGAGATGCGAAGCCTGATCGCGGGATCGGATCTGTCGTGGCTCTCGGAATGGGCGATCGAGAGCCGCTACCCCGGAGACTGGCCCGAGGCGGAGCGGCAGGATGCCGAGCGAGCGATCGCCATCGCGGGACGGGTGTGCGAGCGCGCCGCGGAGGTGCTCTCCCTTCGTGGCGGATAGAGGTCAGGAGGCAACGGCCCGACGCGGCTTCCCTGATAAGAGATTTGCGAAATTTGCGGGCAACGGTGTTGCGGAGAAGCAAGTGCGAAGCACGGATAGTGGTGGACCATGAGCCGCGAGAGCCTCTTGGTGAGGTTTTATGCGATCCTGGACAGGCTTGAGCAGGTGACTGGCGGCGAGCGAAGGCTATCCGAGTGCTCTGGCCGGATGGACTGGCATCACCGCGGCGTCTACTTCTTCCGTGAGGTCGGGGAGATGCGCACGCACACAGGAAGCGGCTCGAGGGTTATCCGCGTCGGCACCCACGCACTCAAGGCCGGGTCCAGAAC
This genomic stretch from Candidatus Tanganyikabacteria bacterium harbors:
- a CDS encoding HEPN domain-containing protein; translation: MNGIDPADDAARWLRFAQEDLESAQTILREQGRAWRNACWHALQAAEKACKAVLVLNGIAYPRTHDLDRLVLLLPAEMRSLIAGSDLSWLSEWAIESRYPGDWPEAERQDAERAIAIAGRVCERAAEVLSLRGG